The genomic region GCCCATCACAATTGGGTGCCCGACGATGCTTAACATCGATAAGTCGTTTTGACCTGCACCAAAAGCAGCACAGTCGGCGGGCGTCAAGCCGGCATTTTTGAGAATAGTCATTAAGGCCTGTGCTTTAGTGGCTTGTTGACTGGTGATTTCTACGTACATTGTACCTGATTGTTGGACGGAAAGGCCAGGTAAGTGAAGTTGGTCAATGAATTGTAGAACGGCTGTGCGTTGTTCATCTTCTGGCACCATCAGCATCACCTTAAAAATTTTAATGAATGGATTTTTCAACTGGTCGTCAAAATTAATGATGGTTGGTAAGAGCCCGGTGAGTTGGGCCTCAGTTTCAATTCCGGCATCAATTTTTTGTGTGTACCAATGCTGTAAATCATAAGCACTTAAACTAATGTCGCTAAATTCGGTTTGTAATGCAGCGACTAGTTGTGCGACAGTTGTTGTTACGAGTGGATATTCGGCTAAGACCATGGGGAATAAATCGGTAGGTTTGTAGATGAGGCCGCCATTAAAAGCAACTTGTGGGGTTGTCAGTGCGAGTTGCTCAACCGTCGCCTGCATTTCTTGCGGCGAACGGGCTGAAACTAATGAGATTGGTAGCGGGCTTGTTTTGACCGTTGCGATATCTTTTTCGGAAAGTTGTCCCGCCTGGTTTAACAATGTGCCATCTAAGTCAGAAAAAATATATTTAATCATAATGAATGCCACCTTTCTTGGATTAATGTGAGTATAATTTATGAAACGCGTCCCAGGTCAAGGCATAAGATTGACCAGAATTGTAATCCGGTTACTAAGGCGTGTTCGCTTTTTTCTACCTATCTAGTTTGTTATAATAAAGACTAATTGCAATTACGGAAGGATGACTATATTTGTCTGAACAAGAGCTCTTAAAAGGAATGAATCCCGAACAAGCTGAGGCGGTTCTAACAACTGAAGGGCCACTGTTAATTATGGCGGGTGCCGGCAGTGGTAAAACGCGGGTGTTAACGCACCGTGTTGCGTATTTAATTGAAGAAAAACATGTATTGCCATGGCGCATTTTAGCCATCACTTTTACCAATAAAGCAGCGCGCGAAATGCGTGAACGGGTGGGCAACTTACTAGGCGAAGGTGCTCAAGATGTTTGGGTTTCAACCTTCCATGCCCTTTGTGTGCGGATTTTACGACGTGAAATTGAACAAATCGGCTATAACCGGGCCTTCACGATTGCGGATCCTTCTGAACAATTGACGTTGATGCGCCATGTTTGTCGGGACTTAAATATCGATACTAAAAAATATGAACCCAAAGCAATTTTAGGGACAATCAGTAAAGCAAAAAATGCGCTTCAAACACCAGCGGACTATCAAGGTTTAGCGAATGGGCCATTTGAAAAGATGGCGGCCAAATGCTATACAGAATACCAAAAACGACTCCATCAAAACCAAGCACTTGATTTTGATGATTTAATCATGCAAACAATTCGCTTATTTAGAGAAAATAAGGAAACTTTGGCACATTATCAAGAAAAATTCCAATACATTCACGTTGACGAATATCAAGATACTAATGAAGCGCAATACACATTGGTGAATATGTTAGCTGAGAAGTATCAAAATCTCTGTGTTGTTGGGGATGCCGATCAAAGTATTTACGGTTGGCGGGGTGCTGATATCAGCAATATCATGAACTTTGAACATGATTATCCAGACGCTAAATCAGTGATGTTGGAACAAAATTACCGGTCAACCAAGACCATTTTGGAAGCCGCTAATGGGGTCATTAACCGCAATACTTTCCGGAAACCAAAGGAATTGTGGACCCAAAATGAAGAAGGCCAACCGATTACGTATTATCGAGGCCAGAGTGAACGCGACGAATCTTTATTTGTCATCACGAAGATCCAAGAAGAAATGCAAAAAAATAACCGTAAATACGGCGACTTTGCAGTGTTATATCGGACTAATGCGCAATCTCGGACAATTGAAGAAGCGTTTGTTAAAGCTAACATGCCTTATAAAATGGTCGGCGGACACAAATTCTACGACCGGAAAGAAATTAAGGATATCCTCGCTTATTTACGTTTAGTCGTTAATGCGGCCGATTCAATGAGTTTTGAACGGATCGTCAACAGCCCTAAACGGGGGATTGGCCCTGGCACGCTTGAAAAATTAGGGCAGTTTGCCGATGATCACCAATGGTCATTATTGGAAGCGGCACAAAATGCTGAATTATCAACGATTCCCGCTAGAAGTCGCAATACTTTAATCGACTTTGGGAACGTCATTGGTGATTTAGCGAAGATGCGTGAATTCTTAAACGTGACGGACTTGACCGAACAATTATTGGACAAGACCGGCTACAAGAAGGCACTTGAAGTTGAAAATACACTAGAATCACAAACCCGTTTAGAAAATATTGAAGAATTACTATCTGTAACGAAACAATTTGATGAGCATTATGAACCCGAAGAAGAAGACAGTGATTTATTTGTGGACTTCTTAGCGGAATTATCATTGGTTTCTGATTTGGATTCTGTTGAAGAAGAAGCTAGTGAAGTCACGATGATGACCTTGCATGCGGCTAAAGGCCTTGAGTTCCCAGTAGTCTTTTTAATGGGGATGGAAGAAGGTATTTTCCCACTATCACGGGCGTTATTGGAAGAAGACGAGTTAGAAGAAGAACGGCGTTTGGCGTATGTTGGAATTACCCGTGCTGAAAGTAAGCTTTATTTAACGAATGCTTATTCACGGATGTTGTATGGTCGTCAACAAAGTAACCAAGCTTCACGATTTGTTGGTGAAATTGATGATAAATTATTGGATTACGCGAGCGGCAATGCCGGCAGTATTCCAGAACGTAAGCTACCATTTGGCAAGTCGAATAGCTACGCCAGAGCAACCGCTACGACGTATAACGGGCCTAAAACAACCACTAGTCATAAAATTGCCGATACAACCGGTGGCGATAAGAGTGGTAGTTGGCAAGCGGGCCAAAAAGTCCAACATAAGAAGTGGGGCATTGGCACAGTCGTCAAGGTCAACGGCACAGGCGGCGACCAAGAACTAGACATCGCCTTCAAGGAACAAGGTGTCAAGAGACTACTAGCAAGCTTTGCACCAATAGAAAAAGTAGAATAAAGTGCGCAAGCAGGCGATTATACTCTGAGGATTAGTGTAATACCGCAAATAACCGGAAGAGTACGCTGCTGGAGCACGTTTAAAATCAGAGTGTCTTTTTACACGGGTAGTTTCTGAGTATAGCTCAGTCTGTCAAATAATCGATGCAATCGATTATTTGACAGACGTGGCTAGACGGAAGAAATTGTGTCAAAAACACGTTTAAAATCAGAGTGGCTTTTTGTTGTGTTTAGCAACTGAGCATTAATACAAAATAGCACTTAATCAAGGTTTTAAGATTAAGGGATATTTTAGATTAAGCGGAAGTTGTTACAACAAAAAGCACGTTTCAAAATCAGAGTGCGACGGTAGGCGCCTATATTTTGAGCATTAACTGGATTTGACGAATTGACGATGTAATCGACGATTTGGCAAATTTTGTTAAGCACAGAAATATGCCTAACAGAGCACGTTTCAATCCAACAAAGGAGTGTCCAATATGGGTTTAGCCAAACCAGTTGAAGATTATACCCAGAGTGAGGCGGCTTCACTTGCGCAACAATTGCGCGATCAATTAGCCGACTACAGTCAGGCGTACTATACACAGGATGCGCCCTTAGTGGAAGATCATGTGTACGATGAGTTGTATCGTGATTTAGAGCAGCTCGAAGCCGCTTTTCCGGTGATTGTGACCAATGATTCACCAACTCAAAAAGTCGGTGGCCAAGTCTTACCAGGTTTTACAAAGGTCACGCATGAGATTCCCATGTTATCGATGGGGGATGTCTTTTCTGAAGCCGAGTTGGCAGCGTTTGACCAACGGTTACGAAAAAATACGGCAACGGAAATCGAGTATAATGTCGAGTTAAAAATCGATGGCTTAGCGATTGATTTAATTTATGAAAAAGGCCGCTTTGTCCGGGGGGCCACGCGTGGTAACGGGACAATTGGTGAAGATATTACTCAGAATTTAAAGACAATCAAGGCGATTCCGCAAAAACTAACGCGTCCCGTTTCAATTGAGGTCCGCGGTGAATGTTACATGCCCAAAGCGGCTTTTGCAGATTTGAATCAAAAACGGGAAGCAGAAGGCCAAGAACCGTTTGCTAATCCACGGAACGCGGCGGCTGGTAGTTTACGCCAATTGGATGCTAAGGTGGCAGCTGCGCGTCAATTGAGTGCCTTTATCTATACGATTGTCACGTTTGATGATGTGCAGGCGACAACGCAAAGTGAGGCCCTCCATGTTTTAGCGGAATTAGGCTTTAACGTGAATCCAACGTCTGTTGTTTGTCAAAATATGGCTGAAGTACAGGCATTTATCGAACAATACCAAGGAACACGGAACGATTTGGCGTACGGCATCGATGGGGTTGTGTTAAAAGTAAACGACCTCGCGCTCCAACGTCAATTAGGTAATACAGTCAAAGTGCCCCGTTGGGAAATTGCCTATAAATTTCCACCTGAAGAAGCAGAGACTGTTATTCGTGAAATCGAATGGACTGTTGGCCGAACGGGAGTTGTGACACCAACCGCGGTGATGGATCCGGTTCAACTAGCGGGGACGACCGTTGCGCGGGCATCGCTACACAATGCGGATATGTTACGCGATAAAGATGTCCGCTTGCTTGATACAGTACTTCTGCATAAAGCAGGGGATATTATCCCTGAAATTTCGCAAGTTGTTTTAGCCAAACGCCCTAGCGATAGCCAAGCGTACGGCATACCAACAACTTGTCCATCGTGTGGTCACGATTTAGTGCATCTGGATGAAGAAGTCGCATTACGCTGCATTAATCCAATGTGTCCGGCTCAAATGAAGGAACAACTCACCCATTTTGCTTCCCGGAACGCGATGAATATCGATGGTTTA from Latilactobacillus sakei subsp. sakei DSM 20017 = JCM 1157 harbors:
- a CDS encoding HAD family hydrolase, yielding MIKYIFSDLDGTLLNQAGQLSEKDIATVKTSPLPISLVSARSPQEMQATVEQLALTTPQVAFNGGLIYKPTDLFPMVLAEYPLVTTTVAQLVAALQTEFSDISLSAYDLQHWYTQKIDAGIETEAQLTGLLPTIINFDDQLKNPFIKIFKVMLMVPEDEQRTAVLQFIDQLHLPGLSVQQSGTMYVEITSQQATKAQALMTILKNAGLTPADCAAFGAGQNDLSMLSIVGHPIVMGNASDQIQAAGQFITKTNHHSGFSYGIKKYITKVNQKVG
- the ligA gene encoding NAD-dependent DNA ligase LigA gives rise to the protein MGLAKPVEDYTQSEAASLAQQLRDQLADYSQAYYTQDAPLVEDHVYDELYRDLEQLEAAFPVIVTNDSPTQKVGGQVLPGFTKVTHEIPMLSMGDVFSEAELAAFDQRLRKNTATEIEYNVELKIDGLAIDLIYEKGRFVRGATRGNGTIGEDITQNLKTIKAIPQKLTRPVSIEVRGECYMPKAAFADLNQKREAEGQEPFANPRNAAAGSLRQLDAKVAAARQLSAFIYTIVTFDDVQATTQSEALHVLAELGFNVNPTSVVCQNMAEVQAFIEQYQGTRNDLAYGIDGVVLKVNDLALQRQLGNTVKVPRWEIAYKFPPEEAETVIREIEWTVGRTGVVTPTAVMDPVQLAGTTVARASLHNADMLRDKDVRLLDTVLLHKAGDIIPEISQVVLAKRPSDSQAYGIPTTCPSCGHDLVHLDEEVALRCINPMCPAQMKEQLTHFASRNAMNIDGLGPRIITQLLEKELIHDVADLYRLTADDLAQLDKFKEKSINNLLNAIDASRQNSLERLLFGLGIRHVGAKAARLLAEHFQNLAALMASDQETIITVDTIGTIIADSLVTYFADSQVQTLMAELEAVGVNLTYTGVTKAQAATSDSYFNGKTVVLTGKLEQYTRGELKQLLEDNGAKVTGSVSKKTDALIAGQDAGSKLEKAQSLAIPIINEADLDNYLAQ
- the pcrA gene encoding DNA helicase PcrA; this translates as MNPEQAEAVLTTEGPLLIMAGAGSGKTRVLTHRVAYLIEEKHVLPWRILAITFTNKAAREMRERVGNLLGEGAQDVWVSTFHALCVRILRREIEQIGYNRAFTIADPSEQLTLMRHVCRDLNIDTKKYEPKAILGTISKAKNALQTPADYQGLANGPFEKMAAKCYTEYQKRLHQNQALDFDDLIMQTIRLFRENKETLAHYQEKFQYIHVDEYQDTNEAQYTLVNMLAEKYQNLCVVGDADQSIYGWRGADISNIMNFEHDYPDAKSVMLEQNYRSTKTILEAANGVINRNTFRKPKELWTQNEEGQPITYYRGQSERDESLFVITKIQEEMQKNNRKYGDFAVLYRTNAQSRTIEEAFVKANMPYKMVGGHKFYDRKEIKDILAYLRLVVNAADSMSFERIVNSPKRGIGPGTLEKLGQFADDHQWSLLEAAQNAELSTIPARSRNTLIDFGNVIGDLAKMREFLNVTDLTEQLLDKTGYKKALEVENTLESQTRLENIEELLSVTKQFDEHYEPEEEDSDLFVDFLAELSLVSDLDSVEEEASEVTMMTLHAAKGLEFPVVFLMGMEEGIFPLSRALLEEDELEEERRLAYVGITRAESKLYLTNAYSRMLYGRQQSNQASRFVGEIDDKLLDYASGNAGSIPERKLPFGKSNSYARATATTYNGPKTTTSHKIADTTGGDKSGSWQAGQKVQHKKWGIGTVVKVNGTGGDQELDIAFKEQGVKRLLASFAPIEKVE